Proteins encoded by one window of Paraburkholderia terrae:
- a CDS encoding circularly permuted type 2 ATP-grasp protein, translated as MRCFDEMRQFDDAVRPHYQRFERWLVQQGSEAIERKRAEADLLFRRVGITFAVNGDLSGTERLIPFDLIPRIIPRGEWQTLEAGLRQRVQALNLFIHDVYHDRNIVRAGIVPADQVYTNAQYRPEMQGVDVPLAVYAHIAGVDVVRAGENGEFYVLEDNLRVPSGVSYMLENRKMMMRLFPELFVQNRIAPVAHYPDLLLDTLRSVAPEGVDDPVVVVLTPGMYNSAYFEHTFLAQQMGVELVEGKDLFVDDNYVFMRTTQGPRRVDVIYRRVDDDFLDPLAFRPDSALGVPGLLTAYRAGRVALANAMGTGIADDKSIYPYVPDMIEFYLGEKPILNNVPTYQCRKPDDLAYTLAHLPELVVKEVHGAGGYGMLVGPASTSAEIEAFRQRLIEKPAGYIAQPTLALSACPTFVEAGIAPRHIDLRPFVLSGKTVTMCAGGLTRVALQEGSLVVNSSQGGGTKDTWMVD; from the coding sequence ATGCGATGCTTTGACGAGATGCGTCAGTTCGATGACGCCGTGCGGCCGCATTATCAGCGGTTCGAACGCTGGCTCGTGCAGCAGGGCAGTGAGGCAATCGAGAGAAAGCGGGCCGAAGCCGATCTGCTGTTTCGCCGTGTCGGCATCACGTTCGCCGTCAACGGCGATCTATCAGGCACCGAGCGGCTCATCCCGTTCGATCTGATCCCGCGCATCATCCCGCGCGGCGAATGGCAAACGCTCGAAGCCGGCCTCAGGCAGCGCGTCCAGGCGCTCAACCTCTTCATCCACGACGTCTATCACGACCGCAACATCGTCCGCGCCGGCATCGTGCCCGCCGATCAGGTCTACACCAACGCGCAATACCGGCCGGAAATGCAGGGCGTCGACGTGCCGCTCGCAGTCTACGCCCACATCGCAGGCGTCGACGTCGTGCGCGCTGGTGAGAACGGCGAGTTCTACGTGCTCGAAGACAATCTGCGCGTGCCGTCGGGCGTGTCGTACATGCTCGAAAACCGCAAGATGATGATGCGGCTCTTCCCCGAGCTGTTCGTGCAGAACCGCATCGCGCCCGTCGCCCACTATCCCGATCTGCTGCTCGACACGCTGCGCTCGGTGGCACCCGAAGGCGTCGACGATCCCGTCGTCGTCGTGCTGACGCCCGGTATGTACAACTCCGCCTACTTCGAGCACACCTTCCTCGCGCAGCAGATGGGCGTCGAACTGGTGGAAGGCAAGGACCTGTTCGTCGACGACAACTACGTGTTCATGCGCACCACGCAAGGTCCGCGGCGCGTGGATGTGATCTATCGGCGGGTCGACGACGACTTTCTCGATCCGCTCGCGTTCCGCCCGGATTCGGCGCTCGGCGTGCCGGGGCTGCTGACGGCCTATCGCGCGGGGCGTGTGGCGCTGGCGAACGCAATGGGCACAGGCATCGCCGACGACAAGTCGATCTATCCGTACGTGCCCGACATGATCGAGTTCTATCTGGGTGAAAAGCCGATCCTGAACAACGTGCCGACCTACCAGTGCCGTAAGCCCGACGACCTCGCCTACACGCTCGCGCATCTGCCCGAGCTCGTCGTCAAGGAAGTGCATGGCGCAGGCGGTTACGGGATGCTCGTCGGGCCGGCGTCGACGTCCGCGGAAATCGAGGCGTTCCGCCAGCGGCTGATCGAAAAGCCCGCCGGCTACATCGCGCAGCCGACGCTCGCGCTGTCCGCCTGTCCGACCTTCGTCGAAGCAGGCATCGCGCCGCGCCATATCGATCTGCGCCCCTTCGTTCTGTCGGGCAAGACGGTGACGATGTGCGCGGGCGGCCTCACGCGCGTCGCGTTGCAGGAGGGCTCGCTGGTCGTCAACTCGTCGCAGGGAGGCGGCACCAAAGACACCTGGATGGTCGACTGA
- a CDS encoding alpha-E domain-containing protein: MLSRTADHLFWMARYMERAENTARMLDINLKAQLLPQTPEQEERTQRSVLRISELEHAFAQRYDEPTRENVLDFMVADPTNPSSIHSCLQAARENARAVRGTLTTEWWETINDTWLEFNERTAHGEVSNNLSALFEWVKFRSHLSRGVTIGTALQDDAFFFTQLGTFLERADNTARILDVRFADAEPNSREAARQLEDFYYWTSILSSVSALEIYRKVYRDVVTPARVVELMILNSQMPRSLLASLDGVCENLAMLRTQGSNQCERFAGKLRAELLYSDIRQIFETGLHAWLTQFLARVFELGNMVARTYLMLPVA; this comes from the coding sequence ATGCTGAGCCGCACTGCCGATCATCTGTTCTGGATGGCCCGTTACATGGAGCGCGCCGAGAATACCGCGCGCATGCTCGACATCAACCTGAAGGCGCAACTGCTGCCGCAGACGCCCGAACAGGAGGAGCGCACGCAGCGCTCGGTGCTGCGCATCTCCGAGCTGGAGCACGCGTTCGCGCAGCGCTACGACGAGCCGACCCGCGAAAACGTGCTCGATTTCATGGTGGCCGACCCGACCAACCCGTCGAGCATTCATTCGTGTCTGCAGGCAGCCCGCGAAAACGCGCGCGCGGTGCGCGGCACGCTGACCACAGAATGGTGGGAAACGATCAACGATACGTGGCTAGAATTCAACGAGCGCACCGCGCACGGCGAGGTGTCGAATAACCTGTCGGCGCTGTTCGAATGGGTGAAGTTCCGCTCGCATCTGTCGCGCGGCGTGACGATCGGCACCGCGTTGCAGGACGACGCATTCTTCTTCACGCAGCTCGGCACCTTTCTCGAACGCGCGGACAACACGGCGCGCATTCTCGACGTGCGCTTCGCCGACGCCGAGCCGAACTCGCGCGAGGCCGCGCGCCAGCTCGAAGACTTCTATTACTGGACGTCGATTCTGAGTTCGGTGTCGGCGCTGGAGATCTACCGCAAGGTGTATCGCGATGTCGTGACGCCGGCGCGCGTGGTCGAACTGATGATCCTGAATTCGCAGATGCCGCGCTCGCTGCTGGCGTCCCTCGATGGCGTCTGCGAAAACCTCGCGATGCTGCGCACGCAGGGCTCGAATCAATGCGAGCGCTTTGCGGGCAAGCTGCGCGCCGAACTGCTTTACTCGGATATCCGGCAGATTTTCGAAACCGGTCTGCACGCGTGGCTCACGCAGTTTCTCGCCCGCGTGTTCGAACTCGGCAACATGGTCGCGCGCACGTACCTGATGCTGCCTGTTGCCTGA
- a CDS encoding transglutaminase family protein, whose amino-acid sequence MYLTIRHDTSYRYESTVHYSIQQLRLTPSSGASQIVRRWTLDAPGKLDSTFDAYGNVLHTLVLNKQHDEIRVHVSGEVDTFALIDGRLGDDAGAIPLEHFTCATRLTDCDPAIRELAASVPSLDKPAALIALAEKIIDRVQFETGATGVTSTASQALALGKGVCQDHAHLMLACCRARGIPARYVSGYIEPGDVEHAASHAWVDVWLAGIGWISVDVTHAAFASEMYCRLAAARDYEAASPVRGRRIGGLEETLDVSVAVKAQEQSPQ is encoded by the coding sequence ATGTATCTGACGATCCGCCACGACACCTCTTACCGCTACGAATCGACGGTCCATTACTCGATCCAGCAACTGCGCCTCACGCCGTCGAGCGGTGCTTCACAGATCGTGCGGCGCTGGACGCTCGATGCGCCCGGCAAGCTCGACTCGACCTTCGACGCCTATGGCAACGTGCTGCACACGCTCGTGCTCAACAAGCAGCACGACGAGATTCGCGTGCATGTGTCGGGCGAAGTCGACACGTTTGCCTTGATCGACGGCCGGCTCGGCGACGATGCGGGCGCGATTCCGCTCGAGCATTTCACCTGTGCGACACGGTTGACGGACTGCGATCCGGCGATTCGCGAACTGGCGGCGTCTGTGCCGTCGCTCGACAAGCCGGCCGCGCTGATCGCGCTGGCGGAGAAGATCATCGATCGCGTGCAGTTCGAGACAGGCGCGACTGGTGTGACGAGCACGGCGTCGCAGGCGCTCGCGCTCGGCAAGGGTGTCTGCCAGGACCACGCGCATCTGATGCTCGCGTGCTGCCGCGCGCGCGGCATTCCGGCGCGCTATGTGAGCGGCTATATCGAACCTGGCGACGTCGAGCATGCGGCGAGTCACGCGTGGGTCGATGTGTGGCTCGCGGGCATCGGCTGGATTTCCGTCGACGTCACGCACGCCGCATTTGCGAGCGAGATGTATTGCCGGCTCGCGGCGGCGCGCGATTACGAAGCGGCGTCGCCCGTGCGCGGACGGCGGATCGGCGGACTGGAAGAGACGCTCGATGTATCCGTTGCAGTGAAGGCGCAGGAGCAGTCGCCGCAATAG
- a CDS encoding proteasome-type protease, producing MTYCVAMCVDEGLVFLSDTRTNAGVDHISTARKMSVFEVPGERMLVLLGAGNLSLTQAVLQELSEPTGPSASSKPTLWTVQTMADAARVVGQAVRDVHLREANALQEFGVDFNCSFILGGQIREHAEGGNGAGQPRPRLFMIYAAGNFIESSRVNPYFQIGESKYGKPIIDRVLIPSTPLDEAAKCALISMDSTLRSNLSVGLPLDLLVYEKDSLKVTRFVSIDQDNAYYQMIHRTWGERLRQVFSEIPDPDWQTTGDVPQNGHVGEMVLYRPPGELHADAERGTPAVDARPAQTLAQADKPKTRG from the coding sequence ATGACTTACTGTGTGGCGATGTGCGTCGATGAAGGGCTCGTGTTCCTGTCGGATACACGGACCAATGCCGGCGTCGATCACATCAGCACCGCGCGCAAGATGTCGGTGTTCGAAGTGCCCGGCGAACGCATGCTGGTGCTGCTCGGCGCGGGCAATCTGTCGCTCACGCAGGCCGTGCTGCAAGAGTTGTCCGAGCCTACTGGACCTTCCGCTTCGTCGAAGCCCACGCTCTGGACCGTGCAGACGATGGCCGATGCCGCGCGCGTGGTCGGCCAGGCGGTGCGCGACGTGCATCTGCGCGAGGCGAATGCGCTGCAGGAATTCGGCGTCGACTTCAATTGCAGTTTCATTCTCGGCGGACAGATCCGTGAGCACGCGGAGGGCGGCAATGGCGCCGGGCAACCGAGGCCGCGCCTCTTCATGATCTATGCGGCGGGCAACTTCATCGAATCGTCGCGTGTGAACCCGTACTTTCAGATCGGCGAGTCGAAGTACGGCAAGCCGATCATCGACCGCGTGCTGATCCCATCCACGCCGCTCGACGAGGCCGCCAAGTGCGCGCTGATCTCGATGGATTCGACGCTGCGCTCGAACCTCTCGGTCGGGCTGCCGCTCGATCTGCTCGTCTATGAGAAAGATTCGCTGAAGGTGACGCGCTTCGTGTCGATCGATCAGGACAATGCCTACTACCAGATGATCCATCGCACGTGGGGCGAACGGCTTCGGCAGGTGTTCAGCGAGATTCCCGATCCGGACTGGCAAACCACGGGCGACGTGCCGCAGAACGGGCATGTCGGAGAGATGGTGCTGTATCGGCCGCCGGGCGAGTTGCACGCGGATGCAGAGCGCGGCACGCCGGCTGTCGACGCGCGGCCCGCGCAGACTCTGGCGCAAGCCGACAAGCCTAAAACACGCGGCTGA
- a CDS encoding porin: protein MKRIALSTLSLALLGAAGAAHAQSSVTLYGLIDDSIQYIHNANTANDNLWQLAAGNLQGSRWGMKGTEDLGGGLKAIFQLESGFNPNNGKMGSYGTGTKLFGRQAYVGLTHDAYGTVTLGRQYDPLVDLVQPLTADNYFGSTFTTPGDVDNNDNSSRTNNAIKYVSPVWSGFQFEGMYALGGVAGATGAGQSWAGAATWSGGPFSVAAGYFRMENGNTLASRGVVPGVNQGGTWNTGVTSDATFDGSNINGAYQSAKQIDITSVAGQYVTGPFTFNLRYSFAQYKPDAFSGFASQQKYQVAGAFAGYQITPAMLVGLGYTYTHGSGDASASYNQVSLGGDYNLSKRTDLYLIGAYQKASGHQRDASTGAIVDAGASVGSYGAQAGSSSQEIISLGIRHKF from the coding sequence ATGAAACGAATCGCACTGTCGACGCTCTCGCTGGCACTGCTCGGCGCTGCAGGCGCAGCACATGCACAGAGCAGCGTGACGCTTTATGGCTTGATCGATGACTCGATCCAGTACATTCACAACGCCAACACGGCTAATGACAACCTGTGGCAGCTCGCAGCGGGCAACCTGCAAGGTAGCCGCTGGGGCATGAAGGGTACGGAAGACCTGGGCGGTGGCCTGAAGGCGATCTTCCAGTTGGAAAGCGGCTTCAACCCGAACAACGGCAAGATGGGCTCGTACGGCACGGGCACGAAGCTGTTCGGCCGTCAGGCATACGTCGGTTTGACGCACGACGCGTACGGTACGGTCACGTTGGGTCGCCAGTACGACCCGCTGGTCGACCTGGTCCAGCCGCTGACGGCTGACAACTACTTCGGCAGCACGTTCACGACGCCGGGCGACGTTGACAACAACGACAACAGCTCGCGTACGAACAACGCTATCAAGTATGTTTCGCCGGTGTGGAGCGGCTTCCAGTTCGAAGGCATGTACGCTCTCGGCGGCGTCGCTGGCGCAACGGGTGCAGGCCAATCGTGGGCAGGCGCAGCAACGTGGAGCGGCGGTCCGTTCAGCGTTGCAGCTGGCTACTTCCGCATGGAAAACGGGAACACGCTGGCAAGCCGCGGCGTCGTCCCGGGTGTCAACCAGGGTGGCACGTGGAACACGGGCGTGACGTCGGACGCTACGTTTGACGGCTCGAACATCAACGGCGCGTACCAGTCGGCCAAGCAGATCGACATCACGTCGGTCGCTGGCCAATATGTCACGGGTCCGTTCACGTTCAACCTGCGTTACAGCTTCGCGCAGTACAAGCCGGACGCATTCTCGGGCTTCGCGTCGCAGCAGAAGTACCAGGTTGCTGGCGCGTTCGCTGGCTACCAGATCACGCCGGCAATGCTGGTCGGTCTGGGCTACACCTACACGCACGGCTCTGGCGACGCATCGGCAAGCTACAACCAGGTTTCGCTGGGCGGCGACTACAACCTGTCGAAGCGTACCGACCTGTACCTGATCGGTGCTTACCAGAAGGCAAGCGGCCATCAGCGCGACGCAAGCACTGGTGCCATCGTCGACGCAGGCGCATCGGTTGGCTCGTACGGCGCACAAGCAGGCTCGAGCTCGCAAGAGATCATCAGCCTGGGTATCCGTCACAAGTTCTAA
- a CDS encoding YihY/virulence factor BrkB family protein, with protein sequence MELDSLSADKLQTVAKKQASWAAGALRQFSENRCAAMAAGIAFYAAFSLAPTLVMVIAISGWFFGAEAARGELFRQVHSVLGNDAAAAVTTIVQNAHRSGGAGGIAAIISFVLLAVGASATFSSLNSALNIVWPSVAPRASSVFALVRVRLISFGLVLGVAFLLIVSLVLDTAITFVGNWIWGDSPYVVIGNLLQLAVGWMVLAVAFAALLKFLPDAPVRWRDALVGGTVAAALFSAGKKLFALYLAHAGMANSFGAAGSLAVLLMWLYFSAVVLLLGAEFAAARGRMHDPRGAWGLAPAPPPGSRAMLASVLAASTVATDARRGPVSDPPQASTVTPPTPRPSMATRLLAKHDAGIGKAVSIGKTVIKAETQATRAAASTIVEARRRAVAADRYVRRHPWESMLIAASTAMAVVAFARRRNASNDAETPPSDNTSR encoded by the coding sequence ATGGAACTCGATTCACTGTCCGCCGACAAGCTGCAAACGGTCGCGAAGAAGCAGGCGTCGTGGGCTGCCGGCGCGTTGCGGCAGTTCTCCGAGAACCGCTGCGCGGCGATGGCGGCGGGCATCGCGTTCTATGCGGCGTTCTCGCTTGCGCCGACGCTCGTGATGGTGATCGCCATCTCCGGCTGGTTCTTCGGCGCTGAAGCCGCGCGCGGCGAATTGTTCAGACAGGTGCATAGCGTGCTCGGCAACGATGCCGCAGCCGCCGTCACGACGATCGTGCAGAACGCGCATCGCAGCGGCGGCGCGGGCGGCATCGCTGCGATCATCTCGTTCGTCCTGCTGGCCGTGGGCGCGTCCGCGACCTTTTCGTCGTTGAATAGTGCGCTCAATATCGTGTGGCCGTCGGTGGCGCCGCGCGCGTCGAGCGTGTTCGCGCTGGTGCGCGTGCGGCTGATCTCGTTCGGCCTCGTGCTCGGCGTGGCGTTCCTGCTGATCGTGTCACTGGTGCTCGACACGGCTATCACGTTTGTCGGCAACTGGATCTGGGGCGACTCGCCGTATGTGGTGATCGGCAATCTGCTGCAACTGGCCGTCGGCTGGATGGTGCTCGCGGTCGCGTTCGCCGCGCTGCTCAAGTTTCTGCCCGATGCGCCTGTGCGCTGGCGCGATGCATTGGTCGGCGGGACGGTGGCGGCTGCACTCTTCTCGGCGGGCAAAAAGCTCTTCGCGCTCTATCTCGCGCACGCCGGCATGGCCAATTCGTTCGGCGCGGCCGGCTCGCTGGCGGTGCTGCTGATGTGGCTGTACTTCTCGGCGGTCGTGTTGCTGCTCGGCGCGGAGTTCGCCGCCGCGCGTGGCCGCATGCACGATCCGCGCGGCGCGTGGGGACTCGCGCCCGCCCCGCCGCCGGGCAGCCGTGCGATGCTGGCATCCGTGCTGGCGGCGTCGACGGTGGCGACAGACGCGCGACGCGGTCCAGTGAGCGATCCGCCGCAGGCTTCAACCGTCACGCCGCCGACACCGCGTCCTTCCATGGCAACGCGATTGCTGGCAAAGCATGACGCCGGCATCGGCAAGGCCGTGTCGATCGGCAAGACTGTCATCAAGGCCGAAACGCAGGCAACGCGCGCCGCTGCTTCGACGATCGTCGAAGCAAGACGCAGAGCCGTCGCGGCGGACCGTTACGTCCGGCGGCATCCGTGGGAGTCGATGCTGATCGCGGCGAGCACTGCAATGGCCGTCGTCGCGTTCGCCCGGCGCCGCAACGCATCGAACGACGCGGAAACGCCACCTTCCGATAACACCAGCCGTTAA
- the fdnG gene encoding formate dehydrogenase-N subunit alpha yields the protein MLQMSRRQFLKVTASTLAGSSLALMGFSPEPALAEVRQYKLARTTETRNTCPYCSVGCGILMYGLGDGAKNATASIIHIEGDPDHPVNRGTLCPKGASLIDFIHSPSRLKYPEYRAAGSDQWQRISWNDALDRIAKLMKEDRDANFVESTPDGKKVNRWLTTGMLAASAGSNEVGYLTHKTVRSMGMLAFDNQARVUHGPTVAGLAPTFGRGAMTNHWVDIKNADVILVMGGNAAEAHPCGFKWVTEAKAHNKAKLMVVDPRFTRTASIADFYAPIRTGTDIAFLGGVINYLLTNDKIQHEYVKNYTDMPFIVREDFAFNDGIFSGYDANAHKYADKSTWDYERGDDGFVKVDTTLQHPRCVYNLLKQHYSRYTPEMVEKTCGTPKDRFLHVCETLATTSTPGRAGTILYALGWTHHSIGAQMIRTGAMVQLLLGNIGIAGGGMNALRGHSNIQGLTDLGLMSNLLPGYMTLPNEPEQDFDAYIKKRAAQPLRPNQLSYWKNYRAFHVSMMKSWWGDAATADNNWGFDYLPKLDKPYDLLQTIELMYQGKMNGYICQGFNPLAAAPNKAKTAAALAKLKWLVIMDPLATETSEFWKNYGEYNDVDASKIQTEVFRLPTTCFAEERGSLVSSSRVLQWHWQGVEGPGEARSDLEIMSGLFLRMRKAYKEQGGKYPDPIVNLNWTYAHPDSPTPEEIAMEFSGKALADLPDPKDPSKVLVKKGDQLAGFAQLKDDGTTASGCWIFCGAWTQNGNQMGRRDNSDPTGIGQTLGWAWAWPANRRVLYNRASCDLNGKPFDPKRKLIAWNGASWSGPDIPDYKIDEAPENGMGPFIMNPEGVARFFARDGMNEGPFPEHYEPFETPLGYNTFHPNNPLATNNPAARVFPDDRKAFGKAANFPHTATTYRLTEHFHFWTKHARLNAIIQPQQFVEIGEDLAKQVGVVAGDRVKVSSNRGYIIAVAVVTKRIKPLMIDGKKVQTVGIPLHWGFKGLTKPGYITNTLTPVVADANSQTPEFKSFLVKVEKA from the coding sequence ATGTTGCAAATGTCCCGCCGTCAGTTTCTGAAAGTGACGGCGAGCACGCTGGCCGGATCGAGTTTGGCCCTGATGGGCTTCTCGCCGGAACCCGCGCTCGCCGAAGTCCGACAGTACAAACTGGCTCGTACTACCGAAACGCGCAACACGTGTCCTTATTGCTCCGTCGGCTGCGGCATCCTGATGTATGGCCTCGGCGACGGCGCGAAGAACGCGACTGCCAGCATCATCCACATTGAAGGCGACCCGGACCACCCGGTCAATCGCGGCACATTGTGCCCGAAAGGGGCGAGCCTGATCGACTTCATCCATAGCCCGAGCCGTTTGAAGTATCCCGAGTATCGCGCTGCTGGTTCCGATCAGTGGCAACGCATCTCGTGGAACGACGCGCTCGACCGCATCGCGAAGCTGATGAAAGAAGACCGCGACGCGAATTTCGTCGAAAGCACGCCCGACGGCAAGAAGGTCAACCGCTGGCTGACCACGGGCATGCTCGCGGCGTCGGCGGGCAGCAACGAGGTCGGCTATCTGACGCACAAGACCGTGCGCAGCATGGGGATGCTCGCGTTCGACAACCAGGCGCGTGTCTGACACGGCCCGACGGTGGCAGGTCTTGCCCCGACGTTTGGCCGTGGTGCGATGACGAACCATTGGGTCGACATCAAGAACGCGGACGTGATTCTGGTGATGGGCGGCAATGCAGCCGAGGCGCACCCGTGCGGCTTCAAATGGGTGACCGAGGCGAAGGCGCACAACAAGGCGAAGCTGATGGTCGTCGATCCGCGCTTTACGCGCACGGCTTCCATCGCGGACTTCTATGCGCCGATCCGCACGGGCACGGACATCGCGTTCCTTGGCGGCGTGATCAACTATCTGCTGACCAATGACAAGATCCAGCACGAGTACGTGAAGAACTACACGGACATGCCGTTCATCGTCCGTGAAGACTTTGCGTTCAACGACGGTATCTTCTCCGGCTACGACGCGAACGCGCACAAGTACGCAGACAAATCGACGTGGGACTACGAGCGCGGCGACGACGGCTTCGTCAAGGTCGACACGACGCTGCAGCATCCGCGCTGCGTGTACAACCTGCTCAAGCAGCACTATTCGCGCTATACGCCGGAGATGGTCGAAAAGACCTGCGGCACGCCGAAAGACAGGTTCCTGCACGTCTGCGAGACACTTGCGACTACCTCGACGCCGGGCCGCGCGGGCACGATTCTCTATGCGCTCGGCTGGACGCATCATTCGATCGGCGCGCAGATGATCCGCACGGGCGCGATGGTGCAACTGCTGCTGGGCAATATCGGCATCGCGGGCGGCGGGATGAACGCACTGCGTGGCCACTCGAACATCCAGGGTTTGACGGACCTGGGCCTGATGTCGAATCTGCTGCCGGGCTACATGACGCTGCCGAACGAGCCGGAACAGGATTTCGACGCCTATATCAAGAAGCGCGCGGCGCAGCCGCTGCGGCCCAACCAGTTGAGCTACTGGAAGAACTATCGCGCCTTCCACGTGAGCATGATGAAGTCGTGGTGGGGCGACGCCGCGACGGCCGATAACAACTGGGGCTTCGACTATCTGCCGAAGCTCGACAAGCCGTACGACCTGCTGCAGACCATCGAGCTGATGTACCAGGGCAAGATGAACGGCTATATCTGCCAGGGCTTCAATCCGCTCGCGGCCGCGCCGAACAAGGCGAAGACGGCGGCGGCCCTTGCGAAGCTGAAGTGGCTCGTCATCATGGACCCGCTCGCGACGGAAACGTCCGAGTTCTGGAAGAACTACGGCGAATACAACGACGTCGATGCATCGAAGATCCAGACGGAAGTGTTCCGGCTGCCGACCACCTGCTTCGCGGAAGAGCGCGGTTCGTTAGTCAGTTCGAGCCGCGTGCTGCAATGGCACTGGCAGGGCGTGGAGGGCCCGGGCGAGGCACGCAGCGATCTCGAGATCATGTCGGGCCTCTTCCTGCGCATGCGCAAGGCGTACAAGGAACAGGGCGGCAAGTATCCCGATCCGATCGTCAACCTGAACTGGACGTACGCGCATCCCGACAGCCCGACGCCCGAAGAGATCGCGATGGAGTTCAGCGGCAAGGCGCTCGCGGACCTGCCCGATCCCAAAGATCCGAGCAAGGTGCTCGTCAAGAAGGGCGACCAGCTGGCCGGCTTCGCGCAACTGAAGGACGATGGCACGACGGCGAGCGGCTGCTGGATCTTCTGTGGCGCGTGGACCCAGAACGGCAACCAGATGGGCCGGCGCGACAACAGCGACCCGACGGGCATCGGTCAGACGCTCGGCTGGGCGTGGGCGTGGCCTGCGAACCGGCGCGTGCTGTACAACCGCGCATCGTGCGACCTGAACGGCAAGCCGTTCGACCCGAAGCGCAAGCTGATCGCGTGGAACGGCGCGAGCTGGAGCGGCCCCGACATCCCCGACTACAAGATCGACGAGGCGCCCGAAAACGGCATGGGGCCGTTCATCATGAACCCGGAAGGCGTCGCGCGTTTCTTCGCGCGCGACGGGATGAACGAAGGGCCGTTCCCCGAGCACTACGAGCCGTTCGAAACGCCGCTCGGCTACAACACGTTCCATCCGAACAATCCGCTGGCGACGAACAACCCGGCCGCGCGCGTGTTCCCGGACGACCGCAAGGCGTTCGGCAAGGCGGCTAATTTCCCGCATACGGCGACCACCTATCGTCTGACGGAGCACTTCCACTTCTGGACCAAGCATGCGCGCCTGAACGCGATCATCCAGCCGCAGCAGTTTGTCGAAATTGGCGAGGACCTCGCAAAGCAGGTCGGTGTGGTGGCGGGCGACCGCGTGAAGGTGTCGAGCAATCGTGGGTACATCATCGCTGTGGCTGTCGTCACGAAGCGGATCAAACCGCTGATGATCGACGGCAAGAAGGTGCAGACCGTCGGCATTCCGTTGCATTGGGGTTTCAAGGGGCTCACGAAGCCGGGCTATATCACCAACACATTGACGCCTGTCGTGGCCGACGCGAATTCGCAGACACCGGAATTCAAGTCGTTCCTCGTGAAGGTCGAGAAGGCATAG
- the fdxH gene encoding formate dehydrogenase subunit beta: MAFQSLDIRRLSATTVQPTSVREPVTGEVAKLIDVTKCIGCKACQTACMEWNDLRDEIGITTGVYDNPRDLSEHSWTVMRFTEYENPKGDLEWLIRKDGCMHCEDPGCLKACPSPGAIVQYTNGIVDFHEENCIGCGYCIAGCPFNIPRLSKADHRVYKCTLCSDRVGVGQEPACVKTCPTGAIVFGTKVDMIQHAEERITDLKERGFEHAGLYNPAGVGGTHVMYVLHHADQPSLYHGLPDDPHISPFVKLWKGLAKPLGVAAIALTALAGFFHYTRVGPNEVSEEDEDAARNAARDIRERREQKPEEPVK; this comes from the coding sequence ATGGCATTTCAATCGCTCGATATCAGACGTCTTTCCGCCACGACCGTGCAGCCGACGTCGGTGCGCGAGCCTGTCACCGGAGAAGTCGCGAAGCTGATCGACGTGACCAAGTGCATCGGCTGCAAGGCGTGCCAGACGGCGTGCATGGAGTGGAACGACTTGCGCGACGAGATCGGCATCACGACGGGCGTCTACGACAACCCGCGCGATCTCTCCGAGCATTCGTGGACAGTGATGCGCTTCACCGAGTACGAGAACCCGAAAGGCGATCTCGAATGGCTGATCCGCAAGGACGGCTGCATGCACTGCGAAGATCCGGGTTGCCTGAAGGCGTGTCCGTCACCGGGCGCGATCGTGCAGTACACGAATGGCATCGTGGATTTCCACGAGGAGAACTGCATCGGCTGCGGCTACTGTATTGCGGGCTGCCCGTTCAATATTCCGCGGCTTTCGAAGGCGGATCATCGCGTCTACAAATGCACGCTTTGCTCGGATCGCGTCGGCGTGGGCCAGGAACCGGCGTGCGTAAAAACCTGCCCGACGGGCGCGATCGTGTTCGGCACCAAGGTCGACATGATCCAGCACGCGGAAGAGCGCATTACGGACCTGAAGGAGCGCGGCTTCGAACACGCGGGACTGTACAACCCGGCCGGCGTGGGCGGTACGCACGTGATGTACGTGCTGCATCACGCGGACCAGCCGTCGCTCTATCACGGCTTGCCTGACGATCCGCACATCAGTCCGTTCGTGAAGCTGTGGAAAGGCCTCGCGAAGCCGCTCGGCGTCGCAGCGATCGCGCTGACGGCGCTGGCGGGCTTCTTCCACTACACGCGCGTCGGTCCGAACGAAGTCAGCGAAGAAGACGAAGACGCCGCCCGCAACGCCGCGCGCGATATCCGCGAACGTCGCGAACAGAAGCCCGAGGAGCCCGTCAAATGA